The Streptomyces europaeiscabiei genomic sequence CGGCCCGGCCGGGGCTGCGGGGCCGGTGACGGTCACGGTGCCGTCGGCCTGGGCGGCGAGCTGGTAGCGGGGCCAGGCGGGCACAGGGGTGCTGGTCATCGCCGTGTCCTCCTCACTGGAAGGTGACGGCGTTCAGCCGCCAGGGTTTCGACGCCGTGGCGCGGGTGAGTTCCGCGAACGCCACGTGGACCTCCTCGCGGCCCTTCCACCCGTCGCGGCCGGTGGGGGTGAGCGTGATGGTCCACTGGCGGTAGGCCGTGCTCGGGGTGTCGTTGGGGCGGCCCGCTTCCTCGGTGAGGGTGAGCCGGGGCCTGGTGTAGGCCTTGTGCTCGGCCCAGGTCGTCCAGTCGGTGCCGGGCTGGGAGCGGGAGACCGCCGCACGCAGCTGCTCGGCGTAGGAAGTGGTGCACCACCCGGCCTCCGCGGTGCGGCGGCCGGCGTCGTTGCGGCTGGTGTCGATAGCCGTGTCAGAGGTGGTCAGCGCGGTCAGCGCGGCTTTGCTCACGGCGGTCGCGTCGCTGCTGTCGACGTCGGCGGGGGAGGGGATGCCGCCTTTGGGCTGGCCGGTTGCTCCGGTGGGCAGCGGGGCGGCCTCGGTGGCGTCGCGGGGCAGCGGGTAGGGGCCGGTGCCGCTGGGGGTGGGCTCCTTGGGCGGGGCGGCGTCGCTGCCGCTGTCGTCGCCGCCGAATGCGCCGCACCCGGTGGCCAGTACGGCCGCGAGCGCGGCGGCCGCGGCGGCACGTCCGGCGCGGCGCCTGGTGGTCGTGGTCTTCACCCGATCCTCCGGATCGTCATGGGGCGGCTCTTGTAGTACGGCTCGTCGAGACTGCTGATCTTGACGCTGTCGCCCGTGCGCGGCGCGTGCACGAACTGCCCGTGGCCGACGACAACACCGATGTGGTCGAAGCCGCCGCCGTTCAGGCTGAACGCCACCAGATCGCCCGGCTGGGCGTCGTCGCGGGAGACGGCCGTGCCTTCCTTGGCCTGGTACTGGCTGGTGCGGGGAAGGGTGATCTTGCCGCCGGATCCGTGGTAGACCGCGTACTGGGTGAGCGACGAGCAGTCGAATCCGATGGTGCCCGCGCCCTGGGCGATGCCCCGGGTGGGGCCGCTGAGGCCTCCGCCGCCCCACGCGTAGGGTGTTCCGATCCACCGCTTGGCCTGGGCGGCGATGCGCTGGCCGAGCGGCCCGCCGGTGTCGTCCCCCTCCTCGATCCGGCTGTACTGCGCGACGCGCTCCATGATGCGCTCCACGTACGTCTGCGTCTCGATGTACGGGGGGATGCCCCCGTACTGCTCCACCGCGCCGGGGCCCGCGTTGTATGCCGCGAGCATGAGCCGGGTGGGGTCGCCGTCGAGGTGGTAGCTGCGCACCTTCTTCATCAGCCAACAGTCGTAGCGGGCCTGGGTCATGATCGCGTCGGCCGGGGTGAAGGGGTCGGCCTTGCCGTCCTTGTCGGCGTCCACACCCCAGCTGACCCAGGTACCGGGCATGAACTGGCTCAGACCCTGGGCGCCCACCGGGCTCTTGGCGTTGGGGTTCCAGTTGGATTCCGCGGAGATCTGAGCGGCGATCAGGGGCGCGCTCACCCCGTCGCAGGTCGTGCCCGCCCGGATGATCCAATCCACGTACTCGGGCGGCACCTTGTCCGCGTTGAGCGCGGTGGAGCTCCCGGCCGGCTTGCTGTCGTCGGTGTTCTCCATCGCGCCGCCGAGAACGCTGAGCCCGACCATGAGCATGCCCAGGGCGCCCGCGACACCGACGGCGATCGGCCCTCCCTTGGACGTCACCGGGCGGTCCCCCTCACGGTGTTGCGGATGCGTCCGGCGCGGGGGCCGTCGGTGGTGCGCCGTCTATCAGGGCATTGATCTCCCGCGTACGGAAGCGCCACGGTGCCCGGGGGCTCGGGGAGGTCTTGAAGGCGGGCAACAGCCCTTTGGCCGCCAGCTGGGCGATGGTGGCCGGGTCGTACCGGAGCAGGGCCCCGACCTCGCTGGCCGTGAGCACCTCGGGGGGCTCGGAGAGCAGGGGCGGGAGTTGCCCGTCGCCGGGCCGTCCCTGCATGACCGCCACGATGCGGCGTTTGTCGAACCGCCAGGCGGCCCGGTCCGTGCCGACTCGAAAGGCCCGAAGCGTGCCCCACTCGGCCCTCCGGGCAACGTGCACCGGGCTGACCCGCAGGATCTCGGCGACCTCTGCCGATGTCAGCACGTCCGCATAGGTTGCCAAGGGTTCGCGATCCGTCATGTCCGCGCATCCTAGTCACACGTCTTCCCCCATGACACTTCATCCCGAATGAGCATCAACTTCTCGTTGAATGCGATCTGTTGTTGGCACGTAACATCTTGCAACATCAGATAGCACTAGGTCTAGAATGTTCGCACATCGTGAAGAGGCAAGGGGGCGTGCTGTGGCGAGCGATTCGCCGAATCCGTGGCTGACTCAAGCGAGTTCAGATGCACAAGACGTGACTACCGCACACCCGGTTGCACAGGCAAACGGTTTTGGGCGTTCTCTCGGCCCTCAGCCCGGTGCCGTACCGCCGCCGCAGCACGGACTTCCCGTTGCTCCTGCATCCGTGGCACCGCAGGGCGGTTGGGCCTGGCTCGGCTGCCACGGCGGCGCCGGGGTCACCAGCCTTCAACACGCCCTCCCCGGCGGCTACGACGCCGGACGCATGTGGCCCGCGCCGGTCGCCAACCTGCGCCACCCCGTGGTGCTCGTCTGCCGCTCCAACGTCGCCGGGCTGACGGCCGCTCAGAATGCTGCTCGGCAATGGGCATCCGGGCACGTCCAGGGCGTCGACCTGCTCGGCCTAGTCGTCCTCGCCGACGCTCCGGGCAAGCTGCCCCGTCCGCTCAAAGACCTGTTCCATCTCGTCAGCGGCGGCCTCCCGCGCACCTGGACGGTGCCGTGGTTGGACGCCTGGCGGCTGGGCGAGACGCCCTCCGCCGACCAGTCCCGCCGGCTCGGCGCCCTGCAACGCGACCTGGCCCGTCACAGTTCGGAGAGAACCCAGCATGCTTGACCACATCTCCAGCACCAGCCACGCCTTCCGCGCGGCACCCTCGGCTACGCCCTCGCCCCTGCCCGACCCGGTGCCCGTGACCCCGCCGGGCTCGGAGGACTTCGTTCAGATCATGAACTGGGTGGCGTGGGGTGTGGCGTCGCTGTGCATCCTCGCCCTGTTCGTCGTGGCCGGCCGCATGGCAATGGCCTACCGCAACGGGGAGGGCTACGAGGCCGCGTCGGGGCTCGCCAAGGTCATGGTCGCCTGCGTGATCATCGGCTCCGCCTCCAGCCTCGTCGGCTTCCTCGTCTGACCCGACCACGACAGGATCTGTCATGTCTGCGTACGACAACCGGCCCCCCACCCCTCCGACCGGCGACGACAGCCCATTTCGTCAGCGCTGGTTCGTCGTCTCCGCCGTGTTCATCGTCGCGGTGATCCTGCTCGGTGCCCTGGTCGTCATCACAACCGGCGACAGCAGCGGCGACGAAGCCGCCGATCCGGCGCCCGCTCCTTCGGCCACCACCGCCGCGTCCTCCCCCGCCGACGGCTGCGCGGGCCTCTCCGACAAGGACACCGCTCTTCCCACCACCGCTCCGAAGGGCGTCACCTGGGGCCTGTTCCGCACAGTCGCCCTGCCGGTCTCCGGAACGGCAGGCCCGGCCGCCGCCGACGGCGACATGACGACCTGCTTCGCGCACACCCCCACAGGTGCCCTGATGGCGGCGGCACAGATCAGCATCCGCTCGATGCTCGCCGCCAACTGGGAGGACGTGTGGGTGAAACAGACCTTCGGGGACGCCAAAGACGCCCAGCTCGCCGCGCTCCGCGACGAGCTGGGCTCCTCGCCGCTGCCGGAGCCAGCTCCCGGTGAGCTGGGGCAATTCGCCGGTTTCCGCTTCGTCACCTACGGCGGTGACACCGCCGTGATCGAGCTGCTCACCCGCTTCTCCGACGGCGCGCTGAGGGTGAACACCGCCTCAATGCGCTGGCATGACGGTGACTGGCAGTACGAGGTGTCCAGCACCGCTCAGCAGCGCGTCGTGTCCTCCGAAGAGGGCTTCATCGGCTGGGGCGGTGTCTGATGGCGGGGGTCTGTGACAGCCTGGTCGGAAAAGTCCCTGTCATCTGGGCGGCCTGTAAGGCCAAGGACTCGGTGGGGGAGGAGGTCAGCGAGGCCGCGGGCAACGCCTTCGACGACATCGTCCGCTCGTTCGCGGATGCCGCCGGCAGCCTGATCGAGACGCTGGCCACGAGTTGGCTCGGCATGGACTCGCCCACGCTCAGCAGCGACGGCGGGCCCGTGGGCTTCATCTTCGCCCATACGCAGTGGCTGACCATGTGGGTGTCCGCGCTCACCCTCATGATCGCGGCTGGCCACATGGCCTGGACCCAACGAACCGAACCGATCAGGGAAGCGGCCACAGCCCTGTTGCGGGTGGTCTTCGCGGGCACCGCGCTCGTCGTGGCCGTGAACGTGCTGATCTCGGCCGGTGACAAGTTCTCCGTGTGGATCGTCAACCAGTCCACGCAGTGCGGCGGGGGCACCACCGCCACCAAGGCCTGCTCGCAGGCCTTCATGAACGAGGTGGTCACCGCGTCCATCATCGCCCCGCAGAAGGGGCAGATCATGGGCCTGGTGCTGGTGTTCGCGCTGCTGCTGATCGTCGGGTCGGTGGCGCAGATCGGGTTCATGCTGGCCCGTAACGCCATGCTGATCGTTCTGGTGTCCACCCTTCCGCTGTCGGCGGCGGCCTCCGGCACGCCCACCGGCCGCGCCTGGTTCCGCAAGTCCATGTCGTGGCTGGTGGCGTTCGTGCTCTACAAACCGGTGGCCGCCATCGTCTACGCCGCGTCGTTCGCGAGCCTCACCCAGGGCGGCGACTCGGCGGACGACACGAACCTGATGGTGCAGATCTCCGGCGTGGTGCTGCTGGTCCTGGCGGCCCTGACGCTGCCCGCCTTGATGCGGATCGCTACCCCGCTGGTCGACGCGGTCGCCCAGGGCGGGCAGGGCTCGGCATCGAGCGTGCTCGGTACCGCCGGCGCCGTCGCCTCGGGCGCGGTGTCCATCAAGACCGGCGGTGCCTCCAAGGCGGCCGCCGGGGCGGGCGGCGGCCGGGGCGCGGCCGCCGCGTCCGGCTCGCAATTGGCAGGCAACGGGGGCAAGGGCCGCGCCGGGGGCGCCTCCGGCGGCGTCCGGACAGGAAAGAGCGGGGCCGCTCAGCCCGCCGGCTCGCAACCCTCCGGCGCCTCGTCGGCACAAGCCCCCGCCGGGGCCTCGTCGGCGTCCTCCGACGGAGCACCGCGTTCCTCCTCCGATCCGGCTCCTCAGCCGGTTGGCGCCCCCAACGGGGCCGTATCGCGGGACGGCGGCACGCACGTGATCGCCCCGCGCACCGCCGCGACCGACACGAACGAGGAGGGCCCCCGTGGCAGCGGCTGACACCAAGCCGGAACCGACGTACGGCAACTGGCGGTCCCCTCTGCGCAGCGGCATGGGACGGCTCTCCCTCGGCGCGACCGTGATGCTCCTCGGCGGCCTGGTCGTCATCGTCGCCGTCACCCTGGTCAGCTTCGCGCTCGCTGTGTTCGTCGGGCTGCTTCTGGCCCTCGTCCTCATCCCGATGACCCTCCGCGACCGGCACGGAAGGACCGTCATGGCCCGTATCCACGCTCGCCTCTCCTGGCGACGGACTGTCAAGAAAGGCGCCCACCTGTACCGCTCGGGCCCCCTGGGACGCACCGGGCACGGCACCTGCACCCTGCCGGGCCTGGCGGCGGCCTCGACGATGTCCGAAGCCCAGGACTCCTACGGCCGCCCCTTCGCGCTGCTGACCTACCCCACCACCAACCATCACGTCGTCGTCCTGAACTGCGAGGCCGACGGGGCCTCGCTCGTCGATCAGGACCAGGTCAACGAGTGGGTCGCCCAGTGGGGCAGCTGGCTGGCCCGCCTCGCCCATGAACCCGGCCTCGTCGGGGCGAGCGTCACCGTGGAGACAGCCCCCGACTCCGGGATCCGGCTGTCGCACGAGGTGACCAGCAACCTGGACCCCGACGCGCCCGCGCTCGCCCGGCAGATGCTCACCGAAGTCCTCGCCGAGTACCCGACCGGGTCCGCGCAGATCACCACCCGGGTCGCCCTGACCTACTCTGGGGCCGCCCGCGGCGGCCATGAGCGTAAGGACGCCGGCGACATGGCGGTCCTGCTCGGCAACCGCCTTCCCCACTTGACGGATTCGCTGGCCAGTACCGGGGCGGGCACCTCCCGGCCGATGACGGCCGCCGAACTCGCCGAGACCGTCCGCGTCGCCTATGACCCCACCGTGGCCACCCTCGTCGAACAGGCACGGGCCGACGGCGGCACCGGCCTGGAGTGGCACGATGCCGGGCCCTCCAGCGCCGAAGAGGCCTGGGACCACTACCGCCACGACACGGGGGTGTCGGTGACCTGGCAGATGTCCGAAGCACCCCGCGGCGAAGTGTTCTCCAGCGTCCTCGGTGCGCTGATGGCGCCGAGCGACGACATCGCCCGCAAGCGGGTCACGCTCTACTACCGGCCGCACGACCCGGCACAGGCCGCGAAGATCGTCGAACAGGACAAGCTCGACGCCAGGTTCCGCAGCAATCAGGCACGTGCCGCTCAGGCCCGCGCGTCCGTTGCCCTGCGGGCTGCCGAACAGTCCGCGCAGGAAGAAGCACGCGGCGCCGGTGTCACCCGCTTCGCCCTGGCGGTGACCGCCACCGTGGCGGCGTACACGGACCTGCCCAAGGCGCGGGCAGCCGTCGAGGACCTCGCGCCCCGGTCCCGGATCCTGCTCCGGCCGGTCAACGGCTCGCAGGCCTCCGCGTTCGCCTCCGTCCTGCCCATCGGCCTGGTGCTCCCGGCTCACCTGCTGGTGCCCGCCGCCATCCGCGACAACATCTGAGCGTCTGGAGATACCCCGTGGCGTCGACCACCCCGAAACCGCCGCGCGTCCGGCGGCCCGGCCTGCGCGGCTGGGCCGGGCCCGGTGGCGGCGCCCAACGGCTCGTCCAACCCCACCCGGAATGGCGGGGCACCACCGTGCAGACGTGCGGACTGTGGCCCTTCATCGCCGGCTCCGGCACCCCCATGGTCGGGGTGCCGCTGGGCCGCAGCATCCTGACCGGCTCCACGGTCTGCTGCGACCCAATCTCCTGGTTCATGCGCGCCGGCCTGATCCACAACCCGTCCGGGTTCATCCTGGGCCAACCCGGCCTCGGCAAGAGCACCGTCGTCCGCCGCATGGCCCTGGGCCTGGCCGGATACGGGGTCCTGCCTATGGTCTTCGGTGACCTCAAACCGGACTATGTGGATCTCATCCGCGCCCTGGGCGGACAGGTCATCACCCTGGGACCGGGCCGCGGTTTCCTCAACGTCCTCGACCCCGGCGACATCTCGGCCGTGGCCGACCGGCTCACCGGAGAGGCCCGCCGAACCCTGCTCGCCGACTCCCACAGCCGCCGCCTCAACATGGTCTCGGCGCTCATCACCATCCTGCGTTCCACCCCGCCCGCGGACCGTGAAGAAACCATCCTCGCCGAAGCCTTGCGCGTCCTTGACGACAAGCACGACGGCACCCCCGTCCTCGGCGACCTCGTCCAGGTCATCAAGGAAGCCCCCGAACAGGTCCGGGCGGTCGCCCTCGACCGCGGCAGCATCGACCGCTACCGCGACATCACCGAATCCCTCGAATCTTCATTGACCGCGCTGCTCGGCTCGGGACGGCTGGGAACGACGTTCTCCCGGCCCACCAGCGAACCGATGCGCCGCGACCGGCCGGTGTGCTTCGACATCTCCGGCATCGACGACGGTGAGGAACTGCTGCAGGCGGCCGCACTGCTGTCCTGCTGGTCGTACGGGTTCGGCGCGGTCACCGCCGCGCAGGCCCTCGCAGATGCCGGGCTGGAGCCCCGCCGCCACTACTTCCTCGTCCTTGACGAACTGTGGCGCGTCCTGCGCGCCGGGCGCGGCCTCGTCGACCGCGTCGACGCCCTGACCCGTCTTAACCGGCAGCGCGGCGTGGGCACCATGATGGTCACGCACACGATGAAAGACCTCCTCGCGCTGCCCACGGAAGAAGACCGGCTCAAGGCCGGCGGATTCGTCGAACGGTCCGGCATGATCATCTGCGGCGGCCTGCCCCGCGACGAGATGCCCCGCCTGACACAGGTGGTCGACATGACCCGCGCAGAACAGCAGATGGTCAGCGGCTGGTCGACCCCGCCCGGCTGGGACAGCAAGGCCGAACCCCCCGGCCGCGGCAACTTCCTGATCAAAGTCGGCGGACGGCCCGGCATCCCGATCCACGTCGACCTCACCCCGAGCGAACTGGACGTCAACAACACCAACCGGCGGTGGACCAAGTGAGTTCGACCTCGAAGCGGCGCGGCCCCGGCCAGGACACCAACGGCCTGCTCCTCCTGGGCGGCTGCTCCCTGCTGCTGCTCGGTCTCGCCGTCACCTGGACCTCCGCGGCGGCCGGCGCAGCGCTCGGCGGCACGGCCGCCCCTCCGAGCAACCCCTTCGCCGTGCCGTTCAATCTCGCGGCGGGCACCTACCAGTGGCCCGGCCTGTGGGCCACTGTGGTCCTGGTCGCCGAGCTCGTCGTCCTGGCCGTACTCGGCGTGCTGGTGCTCCGTGTCGTACGCAAGGCCTCTGCCCACCGCAAGCCCATCGATGCGGCCGCCCGGCACATGGGCAAGGGCCGTGACCTCGACAAGATCAGCGCGAAGACCGTGGCCGCCAAGGCGGCCAGGCTCGGCGTCGCCGACGGCGTCGCCCCCGGCGTCTACCTCGGGCTGTCGGTGATCGGCCGTCAGCCGCTCTACGGCAGTGCGGAAGATACCTACCTGGCGATCTGGGGCACCCGGTCCGGCAAGACGACCACGCTCGCCATCCCGGCCGTCATGCGGCACGGACAGGCGCCGGTGCTGTGCACCACCAACCGCCGCGACCTCGTCGACGCCACCCGTCTGCCGCGCTCGCGGGTCGGCGAGGTGTGGGTGGCCGACTTCCAAGGCCTCCTCGGCGAGGAGCCCACCTGGTACTGGGATCCGCTGACCTACGTCACCGACATGACCAAGGCGGCCCGCCTCGCAAGCCACTTCGCCGCCGACACCCGCGCCCCCGGCGCCCAGACAGATGCCTACTTCGACCCCGCCGGCGAGGAGCTGGTGGCGAACATGCTGCTGGCCGCCCGGCTGGACAACCGGCCCATCACGCAGGTGTACCGCTGGCTGTCCAACCAGCGCGACGACGAGCCGTATCTGATCCTTGAAGAGGCCGGTCCCGACTACCGGGCCGCCGCCGAAGGCCTCCACAGCATCCTTAACGCGGCTGACAAACAGCGCTCTGGCGTCTACGGCACGGCGATGAAGAACGTGGCTTGCCTGCGCGACCCTCGGGTCACGCGCTGGGTGACCCCGCCCGCCGCGGGCGAGCTGTCCAAACAGCGCTCGTTCCGGCCGGACGAGTACGTACGCAGCACCGACACCCTGTACCTCGTCTCCCGCGAGGGCACCGGCAGTGCCGGCGCCCTGGTGACCGCTCTGACGGTGGCAATCTGTGAGGCCGCCGAAGAGTTCGCCATGCAGTCGCCGGGCGGCCGTCTGGCCCGGCCCCTCCTGCCGGTCCTCGACGAAGCCGCGAACATCTGCAAGTGGAACGACCTGCCCGACATTTACTCGCACTACGGGTCGCGCGGCATCAACATCATCACCATCTTGCAGAGCTGGGCCCAGGGCGTGACGGTGTGGGGTGAGTACGGCATGGAAAAGCTCTGGGCCACGGCGAACATCACGAGCTATGGCGGCGGCGGCCGCGATGACCGGTTCTTCCAACGGATCTCCGCCCTGGTCGGGCAGTTCGAGCCGCTCACCTACTCCAAGTCCCGTCAGCCGGGCGGACACCCCAGCAACCCGCTCGTCTCCAACGTGTCGACGACGATCGGCAGCCGTCAGGAGGAAATCCTCAGCCCCGCAGATCTTGCCGCCGTCCCCTCCGGGAGGGCCGTGCTGTTCGTCTCGCAGACCCGCACCACCCTCGTCGAGACCAAGCCCTGGTACGAATACGACTGGGCAGATGAGGTGACCGCCTCCATCAGCCAGTACGACCCGGGGGCCACGCAGTGACCGACATCGTCGACGAGTGGGACGACGCCCCCGCGGCTGGCGATCCGGGCAACGGCAAACTCGCCGGGAAGAAGAACAAGGGCAAGAAGCGCGGCAAGAAGAAGCCGCCGCCGCTCGTCTTCTCAAACGTGGAAGTCTTCGTCACCGACTACCTCGCGCCCACCTACCGCCGCAAGATCAACGGCTCTACCGCCGTCTGGTGCCCGGAGTGGTGGCGCCACCCCGAAGCACTCCAGCGGATCACCGCCATGTGGCGGGCCTGGGAGAACCTGCGGCACGATCCCGCGCTAGGTCTGTCCACATGGTTCCTCCAGCACGCCGACCCCCATATGCGGGTGCTCCTCAACCCCGACAACGGCCCGTTCAACGGGTGCAGCCCCAAAGACGGCCACAGTCTTCGGCCGTCGCTCCCACTGCCGGTGAAACCAGCCGACCCCGCCCTGTGGCTCTCTCCCGCGTTCAGCGCCAACAGCTCCGCAACCGACACCGACGACGACAGCTGAGAAGCCACGCATAAAGGGGTGGGGGTCAGACCGCTTCCGGTCTGACCCCCACCCCTTTTCCCTACCTGTGCGACGGGCTAGCGCTCGATGTCGGACCCACGCTCCCGGCCTGCTTCATGGCCGTTGCCCGCACTCCGCGACCCTCTGCCCGCCGGGGCCGCTGTCGCGGCCTCAGCACCCTCCGGGAAAGCCTGGGCAGCAACCCGCACCGCTTCGGCAACCTCCGTGTCGCTCATCGCTTCCAACGCCGCCTCAGCGGCCTGCCGCCGTCCCTCGTTCGGATCCGCCTCGGCCTCCCTCGGCTCCTCTCCCGCGCCATGCACGGCAGTCCCGTCGGCATCGCCGGCGTCCCGCTCGGCGTCCTCACCCGTGCCCGCTTGCCGTGGGGATTTCGGCTGGCCCAGCTCCTCCCACACAGCCGTGTACACATCGCTGCCAGGCGGCAGTGTCCGCTCTCCGGTGCGGTATCTGCGGCACTCTGCCGTGAATGCGCGAAGCGACACCCGACGCGCGACCGGGGCCGGCTCCGGGCGGACGATCGATGCCGGCGAGACACTCGCCGTAGAGGGGATGACGCCCGCGGCGGGGTCCGTGCTGCCTGGTGTAGCGAGAACCTGCCAGGCCTGGGCGTCCGCGGCTACCTCCTGAGCGACGGCGGCTAGCTGCTCCCGGGCTTCTCGGTGCAGGGGTTGACCCCAACGGCTCTGGTACTCGTCCGCGAGGTTCTGCGTCACCTGGGCGCCCCTGCCCTGAAATGCCTGTGCCCTGACCCCAGCATCCTGCCCGCTGAGCCACAATCCCTGGTCGTGCAGAGCCAGGCCCTGACCGCCCACCGCCATCGCCTCCGCGACCAAGGTGCTGGCCTGCTGCTCGTACCGCGTGCGCTGCGGGTGCCCTTCGGGGAACCGGTCGGCGTTGGTGTTGAGCCGAGCGGCCTCGCCGAACGCGTCGTAGGACTCAGTGAACAAGGCCTGAGCCTGCGCGCGCAGGGCCTCGCCCTGGGCTTCGATCCGCATTGCCGGACCGGGTGCCTGGCGGCCGCCGAACAGAGCGGCAATTCCGTCGGGGTCAATGTTTTGGGGGACCGTCAGTCCGTGATGCTCGGCCAGGCTCTCCCGCAGAAACTCGTGTGCCTCGTCCCGGGCTCTGCCCTCCTGCCAGCCGCCGACGTACTGCCACGTGCCTGCGATCTCAGCCGCGCTGGCCGTGTCCCACCATTCCGCGTCCAGGTTCTCGCGCAGACCGGCGGCGTCGAGGACATGCTGAGGGTTCTCACCGCGCAGCGTGGCTGTGGTCACCGCCAGCCGAAGCGCGGTGTCTGCCTGCTGCTGACGCAACCCCGGCAGGCCCTCGTCGATCGCGGCGACATTTCCCGCCAGGCGTGTACGGGTCTGCCCGTCCACCCCGTCGGACTCCAGGCGGGCGGCATAGTCCGCGCGCCGGGACAGGCGCCGGTCCTCCTCCTCTGCGAGCGTGTCCAGCTCGACGGACAGGGCGTAGAGAAGCTCGGTGTCTGAAGCCGACTCCGTCCCCGCCACAACGGCCTGCCGCCAGGATTCCGCGTCAGCAAGCACTTCTTCCGCACGATCGCCCCGCAGCACTGCGGAGGGCACGTGCGCGGCCCTGGAGGCGCCGGTGTTCTCGACGAGTTCCACCGCATAACGGTCGTGGCTGTTGGCGGATTCGGCGCCGTCTGCCGAGCGGGCCCACTCTGCGTAAGCCCGTCCGGCTGCCGCGTCCACAGGCATCCCCGCCGGCACACGCATCTCGCTACGGGACACCACACGCGCGGGGTCGTTGAGGTCTCGGATGATGACGGCATAGGAAGCCTCGCGTTCGGCCTCCGCTGCCGTGCGGGCCTCCTTCAGAACCTGCCGGAACTCGGGGTCGGCCACGCTCAGGATCCGCGACAGTTCCCCGCCGCCCACCGGCCATTCTGGCGTCTCAATGCCGAACCGGTCGCGTAGATTCTCCCGCAGTACATCGAGGGTGTAGGCGGCGTACGGATCGCTGGCCGCCCACTCGCTGGCCGCCTGCCATGCCTGGCCGATCCGGCGCGGATCGGCGTCCCTCCAGAACCGTTCCTGATGCACGCCGCTCAGCACGGGCTGAACGGCGGAACGCTCGGCCCGCACCCGTTCTGCCATCTGCGCGG encodes the following:
- a CDS encoding type IV secretory system conjugative DNA transfer family protein, producing the protein MSSTSKRRGPGQDTNGLLLLGGCSLLLLGLAVTWTSAAAGAALGGTAAPPSNPFAVPFNLAAGTYQWPGLWATVVLVAELVVLAVLGVLVLRVVRKASAHRKPIDAAARHMGKGRDLDKISAKTVAAKAARLGVADGVAPGVYLGLSVIGRQPLYGSAEDTYLAIWGTRSGKTTTLAIPAVMRHGQAPVLCTTNRRDLVDATRLPRSRVGEVWVADFQGLLGEEPTWYWDPLTYVTDMTKAARLASHFAADTRAPGAQTDAYFDPAGEELVANMLLAARLDNRPITQVYRWLSNQRDDEPYLILEEAGPDYRAAAEGLHSILNAADKQRSGVYGTAMKNVACLRDPRVTRWVTPPAAGELSKQRSFRPDEYVRSTDTLYLVSREGTGSAGALVTALTVAICEAAEEFAMQSPGGRLARPLLPVLDEAANICKWNDLPDIYSHYGSRGINIITILQSWAQGVTVWGEYGMEKLWATANITSYGGGGRDDRFFQRISALVGQFEPLTYSKSRQPGGHPSNPLVSNVSTTIGSRQEEILSPADLAAVPSGRAVLFVSQTRTTLVETKPWYEYDWADEVTASISQYDPGATQ
- a CDS encoding helix-turn-helix domain-containing protein, which produces MTDREPLATYADVLTSAEVAEILRVSPVHVARRAEWGTLRAFRVGTDRAAWRFDKRRIVAVMQGRPGDGQLPPLLSEPPEVLTASEVGALLRYDPATIAQLAAKGLLPAFKTSPSPRAPWRFRTREINALIDGAPPTAPAPDASATP
- a CDS encoding DUF6668 family protein, producing the protein MAPQGGWAWLGCHGGAGVTSLQHALPGGYDAGRMWPAPVANLRHPVVLVCRSNVAGLTAAQNAARQWASGHVQGVDLLGLVVLADAPGKLPRPLKDLFHLVSGGLPRTWTVPWLDAWRLGETPSADQSRRLGALQRDLARHSSERTQHA
- a CDS encoding SCO6880 family protein — encoded protein: MAAADTKPEPTYGNWRSPLRSGMGRLSLGATVMLLGGLVVIVAVTLVSFALAVFVGLLLALVLIPMTLRDRHGRTVMARIHARLSWRRTVKKGAHLYRSGPLGRTGHGTCTLPGLAAASTMSEAQDSYGRPFALLTYPTTNHHVVVLNCEADGASLVDQDQVNEWVAQWGSWLARLAHEPGLVGASVTVETAPDSGIRLSHEVTSNLDPDAPALARQMLTEVLAEYPTGSAQITTRVALTYSGAARGGHERKDAGDMAVLLGNRLPHLTDSLASTGAGTSRPMTAAELAETVRVAYDPTVATLVEQARADGGTGLEWHDAGPSSAEEAWDHYRHDTGVSVTWQMSEAPRGEVFSSVLGALMAPSDDIARKRVTLYYRPHDPAQAAKIVEQDKLDARFRSNQARAAQARASVALRAAEQSAQEEARGAGVTRFALAVTATVAAYTDLPKARAAVEDLAPRSRILLRPVNGSQASAFASVLPIGLVLPAHLLVPAAIRDNI
- a CDS encoding ATP/GTP-binding protein encodes the protein MASTTPKPPRVRRPGLRGWAGPGGGAQRLVQPHPEWRGTTVQTCGLWPFIAGSGTPMVGVPLGRSILTGSTVCCDPISWFMRAGLIHNPSGFILGQPGLGKSTVVRRMALGLAGYGVLPMVFGDLKPDYVDLIRALGGQVITLGPGRGFLNVLDPGDISAVADRLTGEARRTLLADSHSRRLNMVSALITILRSTPPADREETILAEALRVLDDKHDGTPVLGDLVQVIKEAPEQVRAVALDRGSIDRYRDITESLESSLTALLGSGRLGTTFSRPTSEPMRRDRPVCFDISGIDDGEELLQAAALLSCWSYGFGAVTAAQALADAGLEPRRHYFLVLDELWRVLRAGRGLVDRVDALTRLNRQRGVGTMMVTHTMKDLLALPTEEDRLKAGGFVERSGMIICGGLPRDEMPRLTQVVDMTRAEQQMVSGWSTPPGWDSKAEPPGRGNFLIKVGGRPGIPIHVDLTPSELDVNNTNRRWTK
- a CDS encoding C40 family peptidase, with the protein product MTSKGGPIAVGVAGALGMLMVGLSVLGGAMENTDDSKPAGSSTALNADKVPPEYVDWIIRAGTTCDGVSAPLIAAQISAESNWNPNAKSPVGAQGLSQFMPGTWVSWGVDADKDGKADPFTPADAIMTQARYDCWLMKKVRSYHLDGDPTRLMLAAYNAGPGAVEQYGGIPPYIETQTYVERIMERVAQYSRIEEGDDTGGPLGQRIAAQAKRWIGTPYAWGGGGLSGPTRGIAQGAGTIGFDCSSLTQYAVYHGSGGKITLPRTSQYQAKEGTAVSRDDAQPGDLVAFSLNGGGFDHIGVVVGHGQFVHAPRTGDSVKISSLDEPYYKSRPMTIRRIG
- a CDS encoding DUF4913 domain-containing protein — protein: MTDIVDEWDDAPAAGDPGNGKLAGKKNKGKKRGKKKPPPLVFSNVEVFVTDYLAPTYRRKINGSTAVWCPEWWRHPEALQRITAMWRAWENLRHDPALGLSTWFLQHADPHMRVLLNPDNGPFNGCSPKDGHSLRPSLPLPVKPADPALWLSPAFSANSSATDTDDDS